The Chelatococcus sp. HY11 genome includes a window with the following:
- the ureA gene encoding urease subunit gamma: MELLPREKDKLLIFTAALLAERRKARGLKLNYPEAVAYISAALLEGARDGRTVAELMSFGATLLTRDDVMEGVPEMIHDVQVEATFPDGTKLVTVHSPIP, encoded by the coding sequence ATGGAACTTCTTCCACGTGAAAAGGACAAGCTTCTCATCTTTACCGCCGCGCTCCTGGCGGAAAGAAGGAAAGCACGCGGGCTCAAGCTGAACTATCCCGAAGCGGTCGCCTATATTTCGGCGGCGCTCCTCGAAGGGGCGCGGGATGGCCGCACCGTCGCCGAACTGATGTCATTCGGCGCGACCTTGTTGACCCGCGACGATGTCATGGAAGGCGTCCCGGAGATGATCCACGACGTTCAGGTCGAGGCCACCTTTCCCGACGGAACCAAACTCGTCACCGTCCACAGCCCTATTCCGTGA
- a CDS encoding site-specific integrase: MAGQRITKRLVDGLETTGAEYFVWDAELKGLGVRVTPAGSKAYVVKYRNGSGRSAAAKRTTIGLVGRLTPDEARGLAKKILGAVAHGRDPAGEKAEERRAVTVKALADDFLTDHVAAKRAARTAEEYRALLAKHVIKELGTRRAIDVTEADIARLHLKMKRTPYQANRVLAAVSSLYSWAGRLRRVPRELNPAKGIERYPEDRRERFLSTEELAALGAALREAETDGIPYEVNEAGPRAKHAAKPENRRTKLDPFAIAAIRLLIFTGARLSEILTLEWAHVDLQRGLLLLPTSKTGRKAIILNAPALAVLNSLERLGPFVIPGVDPGRPRADLKKPWRAISKRAGIDCRLHDLRHTHASYGAGAGLGLPIIGKLLGHTQAATTSRYAHLDSDPLKRASETIGSTIAAAMGDGPPAGNVTKLRGGRS, encoded by the coding sequence ATGGCGGGGCAACGGATCACAAAGCGTCTGGTCGATGGGCTCGAAACGACCGGCGCAGAATACTTCGTATGGGACGCCGAACTCAAAGGCCTTGGCGTTCGGGTCACGCCGGCAGGATCCAAAGCTTACGTGGTGAAATACAGGAACGGTTCCGGCCGAAGCGCCGCTGCCAAACGGACAACGATCGGGCTCGTTGGTCGGCTGACGCCTGACGAGGCGAGGGGGCTTGCGAAAAAAATCTTGGGCGCTGTCGCCCACGGCCGCGATCCGGCAGGCGAGAAGGCAGAAGAACGCCGCGCGGTAACTGTCAAGGCATTGGCTGACGACTTCCTCACGGATCATGTGGCAGCGAAGCGCGCTGCTCGAACCGCTGAGGAGTATCGCGCCCTGCTTGCGAAGCACGTCATCAAAGAGCTTGGAACCCGGCGGGCGATCGACGTTACGGAGGCGGATATCGCCCGGCTTCATCTGAAAATGAAAAGGACGCCCTATCAAGCAAATAGGGTCCTGGCCGCAGTCAGCTCGTTATATTCGTGGGCAGGTAGGCTTCGCCGGGTTCCGCGCGAGCTCAACCCGGCCAAAGGCATCGAGCGATACCCCGAAGATCGCCGGGAGCGCTTCCTCTCGACCGAGGAGTTAGCAGCCCTTGGCGCGGCCCTGCGCGAAGCCGAGACCGATGGCATCCCCTATGAGGTGAACGAGGCAGGCCCACGTGCCAAGCACGCGGCAAAGCCTGAAAACCGGCGCACGAAACTCGATCCCTTCGCCATCGCTGCTATCCGCCTCCTTATCTTCACCGGCGCCCGGCTGTCCGAGATCCTAACGCTCGAATGGGCGCACGTTGACCTACAGCGTGGATTGCTTCTGCTCCCGACGAGCAAAACGGGGCGGAAGGCCATCATATTGAATGCGCCTGCGCTGGCGGTTCTGAACAGCCTGGAGCGGCTCGGACCCTTCGTCATCCCGGGTGTCGACCCCGGTAGGCCCCGGGCCGATTTGAAAAAACCATGGAGGGCGATTAGCAAACGCGCCGGGATAGACTGTCGTCTCCATGACCTTCGGCACACGCATGCCTCATATGGCGCCGGCGCGGGGCTCGGCCTCCCTATTATCGGGAAGCTTTTAGGCCATACCCAGGCTGCAACTACAAGTCGGTACGCACATCTCGACTCCGACCCACTTAAGCGTGCGTCGGAGACAATCGGCTCGACGATAGCCGCGGCAATGGGCGACGGGCCGCCGGCCGGCAATGTCACGAAATTGCGCGGGGGGCGATCATGA
- a CDS encoding urease accessory protein UreD, giving the protein MSIPPAEAARLSASQIARARYEAQPSHWLAELELWFAPSAGKTRLIRRRHCGPLVVQRPFHPEKDGTCHVYLLHPPGGVAGGDQLNLSFHLAAEARALMTTPGATKFYRSEHGASTQSTRIDIGPGAVCEYLPQETIVFDGADAEIEVKVSLASNATYVGWDFVCLGRPAAHERFETGRISQRIEIAREGKPIWFERMALAGGSPLAQAAFALAGQPTWGTMVYAGAIAEDAAERVRAAIGDSGEGAFSVSQLEQAVVCRYLGPRVADGKSLFARAWDTLRTSCQGKAASAPRIWAT; this is encoded by the coding sequence ATGTCTATTCCTCCCGCGGAGGCTGCGCGGCTGTCAGCCTCCCAGATTGCGCGTGCACGCTATGAAGCCCAGCCCAGCCACTGGCTCGCGGAACTCGAACTCTGGTTCGCGCCGAGCGCGGGTAAGACCCGGCTTATACGCCGGCGCCATTGTGGCCCACTCGTCGTTCAGCGTCCGTTTCACCCGGAAAAAGACGGCACCTGCCATGTCTATCTGCTGCATCCTCCCGGCGGTGTTGCTGGTGGCGACCAACTCAATCTCAGTTTCCATCTGGCCGCCGAAGCGCGCGCGCTGATGACGACACCCGGCGCCACGAAATTCTATCGTAGCGAGCACGGTGCCAGCACGCAGTCGACACGGATCGACATCGGACCCGGAGCGGTCTGCGAGTATCTACCCCAGGAAACGATCGTCTTTGACGGCGCCGACGCCGAGATTGAGGTCAAGGTCTCGCTCGCGTCCAACGCGACCTATGTGGGATGGGATTTCGTGTGCCTCGGCAGGCCCGCAGCCCATGAGCGCTTCGAGACGGGCCGGATCAGCCAGCGCATCGAGATCGCGCGCGAAGGCAAGCCGATCTGGTTCGAGCGGATGGCGCTCGCCGGCGGATCCCCTCTTGCTCAAGCCGCTTTCGCGCTCGCCGGACAACCGACATGGGGCACGATGGTCTATGCCGGTGCCATCGCCGAGGACGCGGCTGAGCGTGTACGCGCCGCCATCGGCGACAGTGGCGAAGGGGCCTTCTCCGTCAGCCAGCTCGAACAGGCCGTCGTGTGCCGCTATCTCGGGCCGCGGGTCGCGGACGGCAAGTCCCTCTTTGCCCGGGCCTGGGATACGCTGCGAACGTCGTGCCAGGGCAAGGCCGCCAGCGCGCCACGCATCTGGGCAACTTGA
- a CDS encoding urease accessory UreF family protein produces the protein MEAASRLPAEQQTIPLHLLRLVSQGLPVGGFSYSRGLEAAVQAGWVSDEATARDWILGTLQANVAQLDGALFWRMATALGAGDAEGFRAADAWLAAGRESLEFQREDRRLGEALLRLLADLDVPAATDLQGQGLTYPAAFALAAHHWRIAPLQALSGLLWVYVEGQVTAAIRLVPLGHTAGQRILVEAVGAIGQAADRARLIDDRDVGNLSPALAMASAWHETQYSRLFQS, from the coding sequence ATGGAAGCTGCTTCGCGCCTGCCTGCCGAGCAACAAACGATACCCCTGCATTTGCTGCGGCTGGTCAGCCAGGGGCTGCCCGTCGGCGGGTTCTCCTATTCCCGTGGACTTGAGGCCGCTGTGCAGGCCGGGTGGGTATCCGACGAGGCGACGGCGCGTGACTGGATTCTTGGCACACTTCAGGCCAATGTCGCGCAACTGGATGGTGCTCTGTTCTGGCGTATGGCCACGGCTCTGGGGGCAGGCGATGCCGAGGGTTTCCGGGCGGCGGATGCCTGGCTGGCGGCAGGGCGCGAGAGCCTTGAATTCCAGCGCGAGGATCGACGATTGGGGGAAGCGCTCCTGCGTCTTCTCGCCGATCTCGACGTTCCGGCCGCCACCGACCTCCAGGGGCAGGGACTGACCTATCCCGCCGCCTTCGCGCTCGCGGCCCATCATTGGCGCATTGCCCCGCTTCAGGCGCTGAGCGGGCTGCTGTGGGTCTATGTGGAGGGGCAGGTGACGGCGGCGATCCGCCTCGTTCCGCTCGGCCATACGGCGGGCCAGCGCATTCTTGTCGAAGCGGTTGGAGCCATAGGGCAGGCCGCGGACCGCGCGCGGCTGATCGACGATCGTGACGTCGGCAACCTGTCCCCGGCTCTGGCGATGGCAAGCGCGTGGCATGAAACCCAGTACAGCCGTCTTTTCCAGTCTTAG
- a CDS encoding urease accessory protein UreE, which translates to MLRAIALRRASETGTNHGASHGRAILPHDERHLRRRVIALTDGRRLLVDLPEAVVLSAGDALVIEGGGTVEIAAAPEELYAIRGHDPIHVTELAWHIGNRHLAAAIEPDRILILRDHVIKAMLEGLGAEVEEIVADFNPVRGAYSGHSHGRDNGHSHSHDHGHSDHHHHHGHAHGDHHPHSNAHAERDPRDD; encoded by the coding sequence ATGCTGAGAGCAATAGCCCTCAGGCGGGCATCGGAAACAGGCACAAATCATGGGGCGAGCCACGGCCGGGCGATCCTCCCGCATGACGAGCGCCATCTGCGACGGCGCGTGATCGCGTTGACCGATGGCCGGAGGCTTCTGGTTGATCTGCCGGAAGCGGTCGTGCTGTCGGCTGGCGACGCGCTGGTGATCGAGGGTGGCGGGACCGTCGAGATCGCGGCCGCGCCTGAAGAGCTCTATGCAATCCGTGGGCATGATCCCATCCACGTTACGGAACTCGCTTGGCATATCGGCAATCGTCACCTGGCCGCCGCTATCGAGCCTGACCGTATCCTGATCTTGCGAGACCACGTCATCAAGGCGATGCTTGAAGGGCTCGGCGCCGAGGTCGAGGAGATCGTGGCGGATTTCAATCCGGTGCGCGGTGCCTATTCCGGCCACAGCCATGGGCGCGACAATGGTCATAGCCACAGTCATGATCATGGTCATTCGGATCACCATCATCACCATGGTCACGCTCATGGGGATCATCATCCGCATTCAAACGCTCACGCTGAGCGCGATCCCCGGGACGATTGA
- a CDS encoding urease subunit beta, whose product MIPGEFFIEDGDIELNADRETRSIDVANSGDRPIQVGSHYHFYETNTALHFDREKARGFRLNIPAGTAVRFEPGQARTVELVALAGDQVVYGFNAKVMGKLGG is encoded by the coding sequence ATGATCCCGGGCGAATTCTTCATCGAGGATGGCGACATCGAACTCAACGCCGACCGTGAGACGCGGTCCATCGACGTCGCGAACTCGGGCGATCGACCCATTCAGGTCGGCTCGCACTACCATTTCTACGAGACGAACACGGCACTGCACTTCGACCGCGAGAAGGCGCGCGGCTTTCGTCTGAATATCCCAGCCGGAACGGCAGTTCGATTCGAGCCGGGGCAGGCGCGCACGGTCGAATTGGTGGCACTCGCCGGCGATCAGGTCGTCTACGGCTTCAATGCCAAGGTTATGGGAAAGCTGGGGGGTTGA
- the ureG gene encoding urease accessory protein UreG has protein sequence MASKNGPLRVGIGGPVGSGKTTLTEKLCKAMREEFSIAVVTNDIYTKEDAMILVRRQALSEDRIVGVETGGCPHTAIREDASINLQAIAELNRRIPDLDVIFVESGGDNLAATFSPDLADLTLYVISVCQGEEIPRKGGPGITRSDFLIINKSDLAPYVNVDLDIMQADAARMRGKRPFGFTDLSRGKGLERIIDFIVEYGGLSENRRKQADLQAS, from the coding sequence ATGGCATCAAAGAATGGCCCTCTCCGCGTCGGCATCGGCGGACCCGTCGGTTCGGGGAAGACTACGCTCACGGAGAAATTGTGCAAGGCGATGCGGGAAGAGTTCTCCATCGCCGTTGTCACCAACGACATCTACACCAAGGAGGACGCGATGATCCTGGTGCGCCGGCAGGCGCTTTCCGAGGATCGTATCGTTGGCGTCGAAACGGGTGGCTGCCCGCATACCGCGATCCGTGAGGACGCCTCGATCAATTTGCAGGCCATCGCCGAACTCAATCGGCGTATTCCCGATCTCGATGTCATCTTCGTCGAATCCGGCGGGGACAATCTGGCGGCGACCTTTTCGCCTGATCTCGCCGATCTGACGTTGTACGTGATCTCAGTTTGCCAGGGCGAGGAAATCCCCCGCAAAGGCGGGCCCGGGATTACCCGCTCTGATTTCCTCATCATCAACAAGAGCGACCTCGCGCCTTATGTGAATGTGGATCTCGATATCATGCAGGCGGATGCGGCGCGGATGCGCGGCAAGCGGCCTTTCGGTTTCACCGATCTCTCGCGGGGCAAGGGCCTCGAGCGCATCATCGACTTCATCGTCGAATACGGCGGGCTGTCGGAAAACCGGCGCAAGCAGGCCGACTTGCAGGCAAGCTGA